Proteins co-encoded in one Chloroflexota bacterium genomic window:
- a CDS encoding fumarate reductase subunit C — protein MTQPLFRSLGWTWWTKRPSYLLVFLRETSSVFIAIQVVLVLVLLHKAGQPAADYQAYLDFLWNPGMVVFHVVSIVFALLHTYTWFNLLPQTVAIRILGRRIPALLLVAPQFGAWAVVTGLIIAWVWWVGAG, from the coding sequence TTGACGCAGCCGTTGTTCCGCTCCCTGGGATGGACGTGGTGGACCAAGCGGCCCTCATATCTGCTGGTGTTTCTGCGCGAAACCTCGTCGGTGTTCATCGCCATTCAGGTGGTGCTGGTGCTGGTGCTGCTGCACAAGGCCGGTCAGCCGGCGGCCGACTACCAGGCCTACCTGGACTTCCTCTGGAATCCGGGCATGGTCGTCTTCCACGTCGTGTCCATCGTCTTCGCGCTGTTGCACACCTACACCTGGTTCAACCTGCTGCCGCAGACGGTTGCGATTCGGATCCTGGGCCGGCGCATTCCCGCGCTGCTGCTCGTGGCGCCACAGTTCGGCGCCTGGGCCGTGGTGACCGGGCTGATCATCGCCTGGGTCTGGTGGGTCGGCGCAGGATGA
- a CDS encoding fumarate reductase subunit D, which yields MKGRSHEPIWWSLFGMGGIIAAVFVPVIIFVTGIGGAAGWDAVTGALAHGEDGIGALLRHAPVRAVLGLILALAAVHAAHRIRHTLIDLHVHAPPAVLIVASYGAAAVVSVLIAIVLALF from the coding sequence ATGAAGGGCCGGTCGCACGAGCCGATCTGGTGGTCGCTCTTCGGCATGGGCGGGATCATCGCTGCGGTGTTCGTGCCGGTCATCATCTTCGTCACCGGCATCGGCGGCGCCGCCGGGTGGGATGCGGTTACCGGAGCCCTGGCCCACGGCGAGGACGGCATCGGCGCACTGCTGCGGCACGCGCCCGTGCGAGCGGTGCTGGGCCTGATTCTGGCGCTGGCCGCGGTCCACGCCGCGCACCGCATCCGGCACACGCTGATCGACCTGCACGTGCACGCACCGCCGGCAGTGCTCATCGTGGCGAGCTACGGCGCGGCGGCGGTCGTGAGCGTGCTGATAGCCATCGTCCTGGCGCTCTTTTAG
- a CDS encoding xanthine dehydrogenase family protein subunit M, with the protein MHAISYAAPTTVADAVSILAEHGANARMLAGGTDLIVQVREKLRDTTVFVDAKHIPDLMQLSVNADGSATLGAAVPCHQIYGDDAFSAQYPALVDACQIIGSTGIQGRASVGGNLCNSGPAGDTIPPLIVHGAVANIAGANGGRTLAVEDFCTGPSQNVLGDDELLVSLLLPKPAAGSGSHYLRFIPRNEMDIAEVGAGASVTLDGDTITAARISIGAVAPTPLFVAEAGEALIGQTAGEAAYEVAANIARDAATPINDMRGTIAHRKHLSFVLTQRALRGAVARARGMEVGHGH; encoded by the coding sequence GTGCACGCGATTTCCTACGCCGCGCCCACGACAGTCGCGGACGCGGTTTCCATCCTCGCCGAGCATGGGGCGAACGCCCGCATGCTTGCCGGTGGCACGGACCTCATCGTGCAGGTCCGTGAAAAGCTCCGCGACACCACGGTTTTCGTGGATGCCAAGCACATCCCGGACCTGATGCAGTTGTCAGTCAATGCCGATGGCTCGGCCACGCTCGGCGCGGCCGTTCCCTGCCATCAGATCTACGGTGACGACGCGTTCTCCGCGCAATATCCCGCGCTGGTGGACGCGTGCCAGATCATCGGCAGCACCGGGATCCAAGGACGCGCCTCGGTAGGCGGCAATCTTTGCAACTCAGGGCCCGCGGGCGACACCATCCCGCCGCTGATCGTGCACGGCGCCGTCGCCAACATCGCCGGAGCCAACGGCGGGCGCACCCTGGCGGTGGAAGACTTTTGCACCGGCCCGTCGCAGAACGTGCTCGGTGACGACGAGCTGCTCGTCTCGCTGTTGCTGCCCAAGCCCGCCGCGGGCTCGGGATCGCATTACCTGCGGTTCATTCCCCGCAACGAGATGGACATCGCGGAAGTCGGTGCCGGCGCATCGGTCACGCTGGACGGCGACACCATCACTGCCGCCCGCATCTCGATCGGGGCGGTCGCTCCGACGCCGCTGTTCGTCGCCGAGGCCGGTGAGGCGCTCATCGGGCAGACGGCCGGCGAGGCCGCCTACGAAGTCGCGGCCAACATTGCCCGCGACGCAGCCACCCCGATCAACGACATGCGCGGCACCATCGCGCATCGCAAACACCTCAGCTTCGTCCTTACGCAGCGTGCCTTGCGCGGCGCGGTAGCCCGCGCGCGTGGAATGGAGGTCGGCCATGGCCACTGA
- a CDS encoding ABC transporter ATP-binding protein produces MTFLRRLHVFLRGQHRLMAATIVFGILFAGTGLIAPLLVRQILLWHAEGAVETGALSIIIVVLVGSFVLRAVGRYGYGAISHIVAYRAQHLMLVTLYRHIQSLPHRFFEQRRTGNLISRAVGDVEAVEDFIAHGIPEATLAATIPTAMVIALGIINWQLMLISLIPMPLILLLTWFVMPRLRAEWGGVRQRMAELTGAVAEGISGFAVVKAFGREPERRAEIDRAGAQFRDTIVRTQALTLIPVGLLEIIAGLGLILIVAVGGNWTLEGIVPVADLFVFVVYLGMIYQPIIQVAAIGEDIQKAIASTDRIFALLDVRSNIVDRPNARPPENPRWTVEFDHVEFAYDRGAPVLHGVDFTVPEGSLVALVGPTGAGKTTCTSLIPRFYDIDGGAVRISGVDVRDLPLAWLRSNISMVLQDVFLFEGSIWDNIAFGRPGASDADILAAARAANVDEFAERLPGGYDARVGERGVRLSGGQQQRISIARSILKDAPILILDEATSSVDTETEGLIQESLSQLTKGRTTIVIAHRLSTVRSADVIVGLSDGTVAETGSHEGLLAQGGWYARMFEIQAGTARWQLGERQTVPQA; encoded by the coding sequence GTGACGTTCTTGCGCCGGCTTCACGTCTTCCTGCGCGGCCAGCACCGCCTCATGGCCGCGACGATCGTGTTCGGAATCTTGTTCGCGGGCACGGGACTCATCGCCCCGCTGCTCGTGCGCCAGATTCTGCTGTGGCACGCCGAGGGCGCCGTCGAGACGGGCGCGCTCAGCATCATCATCGTGGTGCTGGTTGGTTCGTTCGTGCTGCGGGCGGTGGGACGTTACGGCTACGGCGCCATCTCGCACATCGTGGCCTACCGCGCCCAGCACCTGATGCTGGTCACGCTCTATCGACACATCCAGTCACTGCCCCATCGATTCTTCGAGCAGCGCCGCACCGGCAACCTCATCTCGCGTGCCGTCGGCGACGTCGAGGCTGTCGAGGACTTCATCGCGCACGGCATTCCGGAAGCGACCCTCGCCGCGACCATCCCAACCGCGATGGTCATCGCCCTGGGGATCATCAACTGGCAATTGATGCTCATCAGCCTCATTCCCATGCCGCTGATCCTGCTGCTCACCTGGTTCGTGATGCCCCGGCTGCGAGCCGAGTGGGGAGGCGTGCGTCAGCGCATGGCCGAGTTGACCGGCGCGGTTGCGGAGGGCATTTCAGGGTTCGCCGTGGTGAAGGCCTTCGGCCGAGAGCCCGAGCGGCGAGCGGAAATCGACCGCGCCGGCGCCCAGTTCCGCGACACCATCGTGCGCACCCAGGCGCTCACGCTGATCCCGGTCGGCCTACTGGAAATCATCGCCGGACTCGGGCTGATCCTAATCGTGGCCGTCGGCGGCAACTGGACACTCGAGGGCATCGTGCCCGTCGCCGACTTGTTCGTGTTCGTGGTGTATCTGGGGATGATCTACCAACCGATCATCCAGGTCGCGGCAATCGGCGAGGACATTCAAAAGGCCATCGCGAGCACCGACCGCATCTTCGCGCTGCTGGACGTGCGCAGCAACATCGTGGACCGTCCCAACGCCCGTCCGCCCGAGAATCCTCGCTGGACCGTGGAGTTCGACCACGTGGAGTTCGCCTACGACCGCGGCGCGCCGGTGCTGCATGGCGTGGACTTCACCGTGCCGGAGGGATCGCTCGTTGCGCTTGTCGGGCCCACGGGCGCCGGCAAGACCACCTGCACCAGCCTGATCCCGCGCTTCTACGACATTGACGGGGGCGCCGTGCGCATCAGCGGCGTGGACGTGCGCGACCTGCCGCTGGCCTGGCTGCGCTCCAACATCTCGATGGTGCTGCAGGACGTCTTCCTCTTCGAGGGCAGCATTTGGGACAACATCGCCTTCGGCCGACCCGGCGCGAGCGACGCCGACATCCTGGCAGCCGCGCGGGCGGCCAACGTCGACGAGTTCGCCGAGCGCCTGCCCGGTGGCTACGACGCCCGCGTCGGCGAGCGCGGCGTGCGCCTATCAGGGGGCCAACAGCAACGCATTTCCATTGCGCGGTCCATCCTCAAGGACGCCCCGATCCTCATCCTCGACGAAGCCACCTCGTCGGTGGACACCGAGACGGAAGGCCTGATCCAGGAGTCGTTGTCCCAGCTGACCAAGGGCCGCACCACGATCGTCATCGCCCACCGGCTCTCCACCGTCCGCAGCGCCGACGTCATCGTGGGGCTGTCGGATGGGACGGTCGCGGAAACGGGCTCACATGAAGGACTCCTCGCGCAGGGCGGCTGGTACGCCCGCATGTTCGAGATTCAGGCAGGCACGGCGCGCTGGCAGCTTGGCGAGCGCCAGACCGTGCCGCAGGCATGA
- a CDS encoding SDR family NAD(P)-dependent oxidoreductase, protein MSDLSGRAAVVTGAGTGIGVGIARRLAKHGARVIVSASSSFEGAERLAAELRSAGADVRAVQSDFRRAANAAHVVEAALDAFGQVDILVNNAGRTMVKPFHECNERDWDDLFNVNIKSMFVTCQTALPGMLERGFGRIINISSVHSQVHAKGYVIYSATKGAINEFTRNLAVDIGRDNITANVIAPGAIHVERYERDNVDESNMIRGIPSASVGTPADIAGAAAFLASEDARYVNGAVLFVDGGLTARMSIE, encoded by the coding sequence ATGAGCGATCTCTCAGGACGCGCGGCCGTCGTCACCGGCGCGGGCACGGGGATCGGCGTGGGCATTGCCCGGCGCCTCGCCAAACACGGGGCACGAGTCATCGTCTCGGCATCGAGCAGCTTCGAGGGCGCCGAGCGTCTGGCGGCCGAGCTCCGCAGTGCGGGCGCCGACGTGCGCGCGGTGCAGTCGGACTTTCGCCGCGCCGCCAACGCCGCACACGTCGTGGAGGCGGCGCTGGACGCCTTCGGCCAGGTCGACATCCTGGTGAACAACGCCGGTCGCACCATGGTGAAGCCGTTCCACGAGTGCAATGAGCGGGACTGGGACGACCTGTTCAACGTCAATATCAAGTCCATGTTCGTGACCTGCCAGACCGCGCTCCCGGGCATGCTCGAGCGCGGCTTCGGACGCATCATCAACATCAGCTCGGTGCACTCGCAGGTGCACGCGAAGGGCTACGTGATCTACTCGGCCACCAAGGGCGCCATCAACGAGTTCACCCGCAACCTGGCCGTCGATATCGGGCGCGACAACATCACGGCGAACGTCATCGCGCCGGGAGCCATCCACGTCGAGCGGTACGAGCGGGACAACGTGGACGAGTCGAACATGATTCGCGGCATCCCGTCGGCTTCCGTCGGTACGCCCGCCGACATCGCCGGCGCCGCGGCCTTCCTGGCATCCGAGGACGCGCGCTACGTCAACGGCGCGGTGCTGTTCGTTGACGGCGGCCTCACCGCACGCATGAGCATCGAGTAA
- a CDS encoding xanthine dehydrogenase family protein molybdopterin-binding subunit yields the protein MAVETREEAVTIKHHSEDYSVVGTRPIRHDGVDKVTGAARYGSDVSQPGQIYGAVTRSPHAHARIRSIDTSKAEALPGVHAVITSADLADPGEKVTGGGEATAVPLKHKSANVLARGKALYHGHAVAAVAAVDAHTAGEAAALIEVDYEVLPPVMDVLEAMKPDATLLHDDLHTDIAGEASEEPSNVAAKFLFEEGDVEAGFAEAAVVVEREFTFATVHQGYIENHNALALWHGDGELTVWCSSQGHFTIRAEVADILDVPISKVKVIPTEIGGGFGGKTTCYLEPLAAALGRKAGRPVKMSMGRADILKATGPTPGGYIRVKMGADSDGKLTAGEAYMAFEAGGFPGSVVAAGCMCVFAPYNLANVKIEGDDVVVNRPKTHAYRAPGATQAEFASETVVDEICEQLGIDVLDFRTMNSAEEGTWRAGGPAYGRIGHIECVQAARDSEHWNSTLEKPAGTYRGRGVASGFWFNIGFTSSAIARLNPDGTVTLLEGSPDIGGTRSSIAMQFAETLGIGFDDVIPMVVDTDSVGYTDVTGGSRVTFATGYAAHEAANDMRRQMIEGMADVWDVAADSITYENATFTANGESASFKEAAHLLNEDTQQIIGKATVTPEKEGNAFAVHIADVEVDVETGKVTVLRYTAIQDAGVAIYPPYVEGQMQGGAVQGIGWAFNEEYFYDDDGRLRNATLLDYRMPTTLDVPMIETIIVEVPHPGSPFGVRGVGEVPIVPPPAALAIAIYDAVGIRYRDLPMSPHRVYAELAARQNGAEA from the coding sequence ATGGCTGTTGAAACGCGCGAAGAAGCCGTAACCATCAAGCACCATTCCGAGGACTACAGCGTCGTCGGGACGCGCCCCATCCGGCACGACGGCGTGGACAAGGTCACCGGCGCGGCGCGCTACGGGTCCGACGTGAGCCAGCCGGGGCAGATCTACGGGGCCGTGACGCGCAGCCCGCACGCCCACGCCCGCATTCGGTCCATCGACACCAGCAAGGCCGAGGCGTTGCCGGGCGTGCACGCAGTGATCACCAGCGCCGACCTCGCCGATCCGGGCGAGAAGGTGACCGGCGGCGGCGAAGCCACGGCCGTCCCGTTGAAGCACAAGAGCGCCAACGTCCTGGCGCGCGGCAAGGCCCTCTATCACGGTCACGCGGTCGCCGCGGTGGCGGCGGTTGACGCCCATACGGCCGGCGAGGCCGCGGCGCTGATCGAGGTCGACTACGAGGTGCTGCCGCCGGTGATGGACGTGCTCGAGGCGATGAAGCCCGACGCCACGCTCCTGCACGACGACCTGCACACCGACATCGCGGGCGAAGCGTCCGAGGAGCCCAGCAACGTCGCCGCCAAATTCCTCTTCGAGGAAGGCGACGTCGAGGCGGGGTTCGCCGAGGCCGCGGTGGTCGTCGAGCGCGAGTTCACCTTCGCCACGGTTCACCAGGGCTACATCGAAAACCACAACGCCCTCGCGCTATGGCATGGCGACGGCGAGCTCACCGTGTGGTGCAGCAGCCAGGGCCACTTCACCATCCGCGCCGAGGTGGCCGACATCCTTGACGTGCCCATCTCGAAGGTCAAGGTGATCCCCACCGAGATCGGTGGCGGGTTCGGCGGCAAGACCACGTGCTACCTGGAGCCGCTGGCAGCGGCGCTCGGCCGCAAGGCGGGGCGTCCGGTCAAAATGTCCATGGGCCGAGCCGACATCCTGAAGGCCACCGGTCCGACGCCGGGCGGCTACATCCGGGTGAAGATGGGCGCCGACAGCGACGGCAAGCTCACGGCCGGCGAGGCGTACATGGCGTTCGAGGCGGGCGGATTCCCCGGATCGGTCGTGGCCGCCGGCTGCATGTGCGTGTTTGCGCCCTACAACCTCGCCAACGTGAAAATCGAGGGCGACGACGTGGTCGTGAACCGGCCCAAGACCCACGCCTACCGCGCACCAGGCGCCACGCAGGCGGAGTTCGCCAGCGAAACGGTGGTGGACGAAATCTGCGAGCAGCTCGGGATCGACGTGCTCGACTTTCGCACGATGAACTCGGCGGAAGAGGGCACCTGGCGCGCCGGCGGTCCGGCTTACGGTCGGATCGGTCACATAGAGTGCGTGCAAGCCGCGCGCGACTCCGAGCACTGGAACTCGACGCTCGAAAAGCCGGCGGGCACCTACCGCGGACGCGGCGTGGCCTCCGGGTTCTGGTTCAACATCGGGTTCACGTCATCCGCCATCGCCCGTCTGAACCCTGACGGCACGGTGACGCTGCTCGAGGGCTCGCCCGACATCGGCGGCACGCGCTCGTCGATCGCCATGCAATTCGCCGAGACCCTGGGCATCGGCTTCGACGACGTCATTCCGATGGTCGTCGATACCGACTCCGTTGGGTACACCGACGTCACGGGCGGCAGTCGCGTGACGTTCGCCACCGGCTACGCCGCGCATGAAGCCGCCAACGACATGCGCCGGCAGATGATCGAAGGCATGGCCGACGTCTGGGACGTGGCGGCGGACTCCATCACCTACGAGAACGCGACCTTCACCGCCAACGGCGAGTCGGCCTCGTTCAAGGAGGCCGCGCATCTTCTCAACGAAGACACCCAGCAAATCATCGGCAAGGCCACCGTCACGCCAGAGAAGGAAGGCAACGCCTTCGCGGTGCACATCGCCGACGTGGAGGTCGACGTCGAGACCGGCAAGGTGACGGTCCTGCGCTATACGGCCATTCAGGACGCCGGCGTGGCGATTTACCCGCCGTACGTCGAAGGCCAGATGCAGGGCGGCGCGGTGCAGGGCATCGGCTGGGCGTTCAACGAGGAGTACTTCTACGACGACGACGGTCGTCTGCGGAACGCCACGCTGCTGGACTACCGCATGCCGACCACGCTCGACGTGCCGATGATCGAAACGATCATCGTCGAGGTACCGCATCCGGGCAGCCCGTTCGGCGTTCGCGGCGTGGGCGAGGTGCCCATCGTGCCGCCGCCGGCCGCGCTGGCCATCGCCATCTACGACGCCGTCGGCATCCGCTACCGCGACCTGCCCATGTCGCCCCACCGCGTCTACGCGGAGTTGGCGGCGAGGCAGAACGGCGCTGAAGCGTAG
- a CDS encoding (2Fe-2S)-binding protein — protein MATEILSGKVHVSTTINGESTDFLAEPRESLLEVLRETLGLTGAKEGCNDGNCGACNVIMDGRLVNSCCVLAVEAGGADVTTIEGLAGPSGLHPLQEKFLEHAALQCGVCTPGFLVSAKAMLDSNPNPTEDDVRWWLAGNLCRCTGYDKIVRAVLDAAASMRGEG, from the coding sequence ATGGCCACTGAGATTCTCAGCGGCAAGGTGCATGTCAGCACCACGATTAACGGGGAGTCGACCGACTTCCTTGCCGAGCCGCGCGAAAGCCTGCTCGAGGTCCTGCGCGAAACGCTGGGCCTCACGGGCGCCAAGGAAGGCTGCAACGACGGCAACTGCGGCGCCTGCAACGTCATCATGGACGGGCGCCTGGTGAATAGCTGCTGCGTGCTGGCGGTCGAGGCCGGCGGCGCGGATGTCACCACCATCGAAGGTCTGGCCGGCCCGTCGGGGCTGCACCCGCTGCAGGAGAAGTTCCTGGAGCACGCGGCGCTGCAATGCGGTGTCTGCACGCCGGGATTCCTGGTCTCGGCCAAGGCCATGCTCGACAGCAACCCCAACCCGACGGAAGACGACGTGCGGTGGTGGCTGGCCGGCAACCTCTGCCGCTGTACCGGGTACGACAAGATCGTGCGCGCGGTGCTGGACGCCGCCGCATCCATGCGCGGGGAGGGCTGA
- a CDS encoding xanthine dehydrogenase family protein molybdopterin-binding subunit → MAETNGNYNVIGTRPVRHDGVDKVTGRAIYGVDAHMPGMLWGQVLRSPHAHARVLSIDTSRAEALEGVHAVMTAADIPDPGAGVAEANESGLQSKRYKSASLMARDKVLFEGHPIAAVAATNKHVAEEALELIDVEYELLPVVLDVREAMKPDAPLLLDDLHMDTGGELADEPSNIASRTIHEEGNIEAGFAAADRVFEGEYTMSMVHQGYIEPHNALAYWSADGHLRVECSSQGQFGIRSELADHLQWPISKINVFPSEIGGGFGGKTTIYLEPLAAILSRKSGRPVKLTMSRSDILRATGPAPGGYAWVKIGITNEGRITAAQAMFAFEAGGYPGSAVGAACLCAFGPYKLTDFRIDGYDVVVNMPKSHAYRAPGAPQGEFAVDSLVDEICEEMGFDRLEFRAMNASEEGDLRANGTRYHCIGNHEVIEAARTSDHWRSPIGSAPGRRRGRGIASGFWMNGGGMSTAVAQLNADGTVTLREGSVDIGGTRTSVAMQAAETLGIPVEDVDPIVPDTDSIAFTGVTGGSRVTFATGWAAIEAARDLRQQMIDGLADHWDVASESIVADEDGTFRQNGETVSFKEAAGILDGDDLRLVGSATVVPEGSGNTFAIHIADVDVDLETGKVDVVRYTAIQDAGTAIYPPYVEGQMEGGVAQGIGWALTEEYVYDDEGHMRNVSLLDYRMPTTLDVPMIESIIVEVPNPGHPYGARGVGEVPIVPPLAAITNAIADATGARMRDLPASPPKVQAAIAALDS, encoded by the coding sequence ATGGCGGAAACGAACGGCAACTACAACGTCATAGGCACTCGACCCGTCCGGCACGACGGGGTCGACAAGGTCACCGGACGCGCGATCTACGGAGTCGACGCGCACATGCCGGGCATGCTGTGGGGTCAGGTGCTGCGCAGTCCGCACGCGCACGCGCGGGTCCTCTCGATCGACACCTCCCGCGCCGAGGCGCTGGAGGGCGTTCATGCCGTCATGACCGCGGCAGACATCCCCGATCCAGGCGCCGGCGTCGCCGAAGCCAACGAGTCGGGCCTCCAGAGCAAGCGCTACAAGAGCGCCAGCCTGATGGCCCGCGACAAGGTGCTGTTCGAGGGCCACCCCATCGCCGCCGTCGCCGCCACCAACAAGCACGTGGCCGAGGAAGCTCTTGAGCTGATCGATGTCGAGTACGAGCTGTTGCCCGTGGTGCTCGACGTCCGCGAGGCCATGAAGCCCGACGCGCCGCTGCTGCTCGACGACCTCCACATGGACACCGGGGGCGAGCTGGCCGACGAACCGAGCAACATCGCCTCGCGCACGATCCACGAGGAAGGCAATATCGAGGCGGGGTTTGCCGCCGCCGACCGCGTGTTCGAGGGCGAATACACCATGTCGATGGTGCACCAGGGCTACATCGAGCCGCACAACGCCCTGGCTTACTGGAGCGCCGACGGGCACTTGCGCGTCGAGTGCAGCTCGCAGGGACAGTTCGGCATTCGCAGCGAGCTTGCCGACCACCTGCAATGGCCCATCTCAAAAATCAACGTCTTTCCGTCGGAGATCGGCGGCGGGTTCGGAGGCAAGACCACCATCTACCTCGAGCCGCTGGCGGCCATTCTGTCCCGCAAGTCGGGACGCCCCGTGAAGCTCACCATGAGCCGTTCCGACATCCTGCGCGCCACCGGACCGGCGCCCGGCGGCTACGCCTGGGTCAAGATCGGCATCACCAACGAGGGACGGATCACGGCCGCGCAGGCCATGTTCGCCTTCGAGGCCGGCGGCTACCCGGGGTCCGCCGTCGGCGCGGCCTGCCTGTGCGCCTTCGGGCCTTACAAGCTGACCGATTTCCGCATCGACGGCTACGACGTGGTCGTGAACATGCCGAAGTCCCACGCCTACCGTGCGCCGGGAGCGCCACAGGGCGAGTTCGCCGTGGACAGCCTGGTCGACGAGATCTGCGAGGAGATGGGATTCGATCGGCTGGAATTCCGCGCCATGAACGCCTCGGAGGAAGGCGATCTGCGCGCCAACGGCACGCGGTACCACTGCATCGGCAACCACGAGGTCATCGAGGCGGCGCGCACCTCGGATCACTGGCGCTCGCCCATCGGGTCGGCGCCCGGACGGCGCCGAGGGCGCGGCATCGCCTCGGGCTTTTGGATGAACGGCGGCGGGATGTCAACCGCCGTGGCTCAGCTGAACGCGGATGGCACGGTGACGCTGCGTGAAGGCTCGGTGGACATCGGCGGCACGCGCACATCGGTCGCCATGCAGGCCGCCGAGACGCTGGGGATTCCGGTCGAGGACGTCGACCCCATCGTTCCCGATACGGACAGCATTGCCTTCACGGGTGTGACCGGCGGCAGTCGCGTCACGTTCGCCACCGGCTGGGCGGCGATCGAAGCCGCCCGCGACCTGCGGCAGCAGATGATCGATGGGCTGGCCGACCACTGGGACGTGGCCAGCGAATCCATCGTCGCCGACGAGGACGGCACGTTTCGTCAGAACGGCGAGACGGTGTCCTTCAAGGAAGCCGCCGGCATTCTCGACGGCGATGACCTGCGCCTTGTCGGCTCCGCCACGGTGGTTCCCGAAGGCTCGGGCAACACCTTCGCCATTCACATCGCGGACGTGGACGTGGATCTCGAGACCGGCAAAGTCGACGTGGTGCGCTATACGGCCATCCAGGACGCCGGAACGGCCATCTACCCGCCATACGTGGAAGGGCAGATGGAAGGCGGCGTGGCGCAGGGCATCGGCTGGGCGCTCACCGAGGAATACGTCTACGACGACGAGGGCCACATGCGGAACGTGAGCCTGCTGGACTACCGCATGCCCACGACGCTGGACGTGCCGATGATCGAGAGCATCATCGTCGAGGTGCCGAACCCCGGGCATCCCTACGGCGCCCGAGGCGTCGGCGAGGTTCCCATCGTGCCGCCGCTGGCGGCGATCACCAACGCGATCGCCGACGCCACCGGCGCCCGCATGCGGGACCTGCCGGCCTCGCCGCCCAAAGTTCAGGCCGCAATCGCCGCGCTCGATTCATAA
- a CDS encoding MoaD/ThiS family protein translates to MARVHIPTPLREFTDGQIKVDIEGATVRLVVENLEARFPGLKNRLVQEGELRAGLAVFVDGANSRRGLRTKLREDSELFFLESIGGGAGNRREIQHNWSGQHHVRPDAGIARA, encoded by the coding sequence GTGGCGAGGGTGCATATCCCCACGCCGCTGCGTGAGTTCACCGACGGCCAGATCAAGGTCGACATTGAGGGCGCCACCGTGCGCCTGGTCGTCGAGAACCTGGAAGCCCGCTTTCCGGGGCTCAAGAACCGACTGGTGCAGGAGGGTGAATTGCGCGCCGGGCTGGCCGTCTTCGTGGACGGGGCCAACAGCCGCCGCGGCCTGCGCACCAAGTTGCGAGAGGACAGCGAGCTGTTTTTCCTGGAATCCATCGGCGGCGGCGCTGGCAACCGTCGTGAAATCCAGCACAATTGGTCAGGACAACATCACGTGCGACCGGACGCCGGCATCGCACGCGCGTAG